A single window of Mustela erminea isolate mMusErm1 chromosome 4, mMusErm1.Pri, whole genome shotgun sequence DNA harbors:
- the LOC116589311 gene encoding histone-lysine N-methyltransferase 2B-like, with product MEPAAVCAHTGASGRWRGELSRPPLGLSTLTSALKPLLQPSLGNRQPELREEEPKERARRGKERRGGGVRGSDPSPHHAFLLPELFWWEPLLSSPPPLPLGSLPSSGSSSSHFSGAGDGQRARTARQLRIHSPPSPQLAAPPPPLSPPRCPQAPVPRLRQRRRRSTALPAACAAQPSRAPGWRFPPRTGLECNNSRIL from the exons ATGGAGCCGGCGGCGGTGTGTGCGCACACAGGTGCCTCAGGCCGGTGGCGCGGAGAGCTGTCGCGGCCGCCTCTGGGGCTCAGCACTCTCACCAGCGCGCTGAAGCCTCTGCTCCAGCCGAGCCTGGGTAACCGCCAGCCTGAGCTGCGCGAGGAAGAGCCCAAGGAAAGGGCGCGAAGGGGGAAGGagcggaggggaggtggggtgcgGGGGAGTGACCCATCTCCTCATCATGCATTTCTCCTCCCCGAGCTCTTCTGGTGGGAACCTTTGCTGAGCTC gcctcctcccctccccctcggctccctcccctccagcggCAGCAGCAGTAGCCACTTCAGCGGAGCCGGAGATGGGCAGAGAGCGCGCACGGCGCGGCAGCTCCGGATCCACAGCCCTCCCAGCCCGCAGCTCGCTGCGCCCCCGCCGCCGCTGTCGCCTCCTCGGTGTCCCCAGGCTCCAGTCCCGCGGCTAAGACAGCGCCGCCGCCGCAGCACGGCCCTGCCTGCCGCCTGCGCTGCGCAGCCCTCGCGCGCGCCCGGATGGCGCTTTCCACCCAGGACCG
- the LOC116587728 gene encoding 60S ribosomal protein L23a-like, producing the protein MAPKAKKEVPAPPKAEAKAKALKAKKAVLKGIHSHKKKKILTSPTFGQPKTLCLRRQPKYPGKNAPRRNKLDHYAIIKFSLTTELAMKKIEDINTLVFIVDVKANKHKIKQAVKKLYDIDVAKVNTLIRLDGEKKAYAQLAPDYDALDVANKIEII; encoded by the coding sequence ATGGCGCCGAAAGCTAAGAAGGaagtccctgcccctcccaaagctgaagccaaagcaaaggctttgaaagccaagaaagcgGTGCTGAAAGGCatccacagtcacaaaaaaaagaagatcctcACATCACCTACATTCGGACAACCCAAGACTCTGTGTCTCCGAAGGCAGCCCAAATACCCTGGAAAGAACGCCCCCAGGAGAAATAAGCTTGAtcactatgccatcatcaagttctCCCTGACTACTGAGttagccatgaagaaaatagaagacatcaacacacttgtgttcattgtggatgtcaaggccaacaagcacaagatcaaacaggctgtgaagaagctttatgacattgatgtagccaaggtcaacaccttaatcaggcttgatggagagaagaaggcatacgCTCAGCTggcccctgactatgatgctttggatgttgctAACAAAATTGagatcatctaa